One window of the Cryptomeria japonica chromosome 7, Sugi_1.0, whole genome shotgun sequence genome contains the following:
- the LOC131857207 gene encoding phytosulfokine receptor 1-like isoform X1 produces MAISLQKLCIVIISIFVVFFFFPGLCVSDLFMSKRCHSDESEALSVFKAAFNDSGGYLTSWVNETDCCTMWLGISCNNQTNRVVSVEVGHYYIQDIQGVISDSLCQLHFLTSLSIHGVIGICLWIGWFLAVCLTEPMLVYSSPIHCSANVFSLG; encoded by the exons ATGGCCATCTCCTTACAGAAGCTGTGTATAGTTATCATTTCAATTTttgttgtcttcttcttctttccaggCTTGTGTGTTTCTGACTTATTCATGTCCAAAAGATGCCATTCCGATGAATCTGAAGCTCTTTCTGTTTTCAAAGCAGCCTTCAATGACTCAGGAGGCTATCTCACTTCGTGGGTAAATGAGACAGACTGTTGCACCATGTGGCTTGGCATTTCCTGCAATAATCAAACCAACCGCGTTGTCTCTGTTGAAGTAGGCCATTACTACATTCAAGACATTCAAGGTGTGATATCTGACAGCTTGTGCCAACTTCATTTTCTCACATCGCTGAGCATACATGGAGTAATAG GTATTTGTCTCTGGATAGGATGGTTTCTTGCTGTTTGCCTCACTGAACCCATGTTAGTGTACAG TTCTCCAATCCATTGCAGTGCAAATGTTTTCAGTCTTGGTTAG
- the LOC131857207 gene encoding putative inactive receptor-like protein kinase At1g64210 isoform X2 codes for MAISLQKLCIVIISIFVVFFFFPGLCVSDLFMSKRCHSDESEALSVFKAAFNDSGGYLTSWVNETDCCTMWLGISCNNQTNRVVSVEVGHYYIQDIQGICLWIGWFLAVCLTEPMLVYSSPIHCSANVFSLG; via the exons ATGGCCATCTCCTTACAGAAGCTGTGTATAGTTATCATTTCAATTTttgttgtcttcttcttctttccaggCTTGTGTGTTTCTGACTTATTCATGTCCAAAAGATGCCATTCCGATGAATCTGAAGCTCTTTCTGTTTTCAAAGCAGCCTTCAATGACTCAGGAGGCTATCTCACTTCGTGGGTAAATGAGACAGACTGTTGCACCATGTGGCTTGGCATTTCCTGCAATAATCAAACCAACCGCGTTGTCTCTGTTGAAGTAGGCCATTACTACATTCAAGACATTCAAG GTATTTGTCTCTGGATAGGATGGTTTCTTGCTGTTTGCCTCACTGAACCCATGTTAGTGTACAG TTCTCCAATCCATTGCAGTGCAAATGTTTTCAGTCTTGGTTAG